From Sporosarcina sp. 6E9, a single genomic window includes:
- a CDS encoding SLC13 family permease → MVSTVWQGLWRSHDQTKNLLNFFSYKKDIEKAKNKNEQSKQATNTGGPLQEPDNEYNKKSYTTAQIVGLILGPLLFILTLLFFSPEGLSPEARAVLAVTLWIATWWITEAIPIPVTSLLPIFLLPVTGALDSGTVTAAYGNDIIYLFLGGFFIALAMEKWNLHKRMALAIIAFIGTSTQRILLGFMVATAFLSMWVSNTAAVMMMIPMGLAITAQVASALKGRPEEKELPKFEKALIFGIGYAGTIGGLGTLIGTPPNIILAAQVKELFGVEISFAGWMLIAVPIVVILTITTWIYLGRFAFKMSIKGLPGGKEVIQDERKALGKMIFEEKVVAAVFVFAAFMWITREFLWLGIVPDLKDGMIAVLATGLLFAIPTSKKYGARILEWKDSKEIPWGILLLFGGGLAIAAGFRQTGLSEWIGAQLTVLDGFNIIIIITLSTLLVLGLTEITSNTATATMILPVLASLALALQIHPFALMVPAAMAANCAFMLPVGTPPNAIIFGTGKLRIVEMVRVGFLVNLFALFLIVLVIYFLMPIAWGLDLHNVPAEFFGK, encoded by the coding sequence ATGGTATCTACTGTCTGGCAAGGACTTTGGCGTTCGCATGACCAGACCAAAAATCTACTAAACTTTTTTTCGTATAAGAAGGATATAGAAAAAGCAAAGAATAAAAATGAACAATCGAAACAAGCAACAAATACCGGGGGACCTTTACAGGAGCCGGATAATGAATACAATAAAAAATCCTATACAACGGCACAAATTGTAGGTTTGATACTTGGCCCCTTATTATTCATTTTAACGCTGTTATTCTTTTCGCCTGAAGGATTGTCTCCAGAAGCGAGAGCAGTTCTGGCTGTAACATTATGGATTGCAACATGGTGGATTACGGAAGCGATTCCGATTCCAGTCACTTCGCTACTACCGATATTCTTATTGCCGGTAACGGGCGCGTTAGATAGCGGAACCGTAACAGCTGCATACGGTAATGACATTATTTATCTATTCTTAGGTGGGTTCTTTATTGCGCTAGCGATGGAAAAATGGAATCTCCATAAGAGAATGGCATTGGCGATCATCGCATTCATCGGGACGAGCACGCAACGAATCTTACTTGGATTTATGGTAGCCACAGCGTTTCTATCGATGTGGGTGTCTAACACCGCTGCAGTTATGATGATGATCCCAATGGGGTTAGCCATCACTGCACAAGTCGCATCCGCTTTAAAAGGGCGACCCGAGGAAAAAGAATTACCGAAGTTTGAGAAAGCGTTAATCTTTGGAATTGGCTATGCGGGAACAATCGGTGGACTCGGTACGCTTATCGGTACGCCGCCGAATATCATTCTTGCCGCACAAGTGAAAGAATTATTCGGTGTAGAGATTTCATTTGCAGGTTGGATGCTCATTGCAGTTCCAATTGTCGTGATACTCACGATTACAACTTGGATCTACTTGGGAAGATTTGCTTTTAAAATGAGTATTAAAGGCCTTCCTGGTGGAAAAGAAGTGATTCAAGATGAACGTAAAGCACTTGGAAAAATGATTTTTGAAGAAAAAGTAGTTGCCGCTGTATTTGTTTTTGCAGCTTTCATGTGGATTACAAGAGAATTTCTTTGGTTGGGAATCGTACCTGATTTAAAAGATGGCATGATTGCTGTGTTGGCAACGGGTCTTTTATTTGCAATCCCGACATCTAAAAAGTATGGCGCGCGCATTCTTGAATGGAAAGATTCCAAGGAAATCCCGTGGGGCATTCTACTCCTATTCGGAGGCGGTCTTGCAATCGCTGCCGGCTTCCGTCAAACAGGTCTGTCTGAATGGATTGGTGCGCAACTCACTGTATTAGATGGTTTTAACATTATTATCATCATCACACTTTCAACGTTACTCGTTCTTGGATTAACGGAGATTACATCAAATACGGCAACTGCGACGATGATTCTTCCAGTATTGGCATCACTAGCGCTAGCCCTGCAAATCCACCCGTTCGCATTGATGGTACCAGCGGCAATGGCTGCAAACTGCGCGTTCATGTTGCCAGTAGGAACTCCACCAAACGCAATCATCTTTGGAACCGGGAAATTAAGAATCGTTGAAATGGTTCGCGTCGGTTTCTTGGTCAACTTATTCGCCCTGTTTTTAATCGTATTGGTTATTTACTTCCTAATGCCAATTGCGTGGGGACTTGATTTGCATAATGTACCTGCTGAATTTTTCGGTAAATAA